A DNA window from Anastrepha ludens isolate Willacy chromosome 6, idAnaLude1.1, whole genome shotgun sequence contains the following coding sequences:
- the LOC128868758 gene encoding imaginal disk growth factor 6 — protein sequence MKILLAFSLLIVATLANKVGNQAPAGPKKHMVCYYDSSSFVKEGLGKLIIDDLEPALQFCDYLVYGYAGIERDSHKAVSLNQNLDLDLGKGLYRTVTRLKRKYPTLKVLLGLGGDKDIETSEDAKDLPNKYLELLENPAGRARFINTVYALVKTYGFDGLDIAWQFPKNKPKKVHSGIGSLWKGFKKVFSGDHIVDEKSEEHKEQFTALLRDVKNELRPDNLLLSATVLPNVNSSLFYDVPAIVNYLDFVNLAVFDFYTPERNPELADLPASLYELPERNPQFNVNYQVQYWLRNNCPASKLNVGVPAYGRVWKMTDDSGETGVPPVASVENEAPAGPNTQIKGLYSWPEVCALLPNTNNAYGKGANLALTKVTDPTRRAGNYAYRSDEKSSGHGLWVAYDDPDIAAEKAGYVRQFNLGGVALFDLSFDDFRGSCTGDKYPVLRAIKYRLVN from the exons ATGAAAATCCTTTTGGCATTTTCACTTCTCATTGTTGCCACTTTGGCAAACAAAGTGGGCAATCAGGCACCGGCTGGACCTAAAAAACATATGGTTTGCTACTACGACTCATCGAGTTTCGTTAAAGAGG GACTCGGCAAACTAATAATTGACGATCTTGAACCGGCCTTGCAGTTCTGTGACTACCTCGTCTACGGTTATGCAGGCATTGAACGTGACTCCCACAAAGCGGTCTCGCTCAATCAGAACTTAGACTTGGATTTGGGCAAGGGTCTCTACCGCACTGTTACTCGTCTAAAGCGCAAATATCCCACATTGAAGGTGTTGCTCGGCTTGGGCGGTGATAAGGATATTGAGACCAGCGAAGATGCCAAAGATTTACCCAACAAGTATTTGGAATTACTTGAAAATCCAGCTGGACGCGCGCGTTTCATCAACACTGTCTATGCCTTGGTGAAGACCTATGGTTTCGATGGGCTCGACATTGCCTGGCAATTCCCGAAAAATAAGCCCAAGAAGGTACACAGCGGTATTGGTAGCTTGTGGAAGGGTTTCAAGAAGGTCTTCAGTGGTGATCATATTGTTGACGAGAAATCTGAAGAGCATAAGGAACAGTTCACTGCATTGCTGCGAGATGTCAAGAATGAACTCCGCCCAGATAATCTACTCTTGTCGGCAACAGTGTTGCCCAATGTGAACTCGTCGT TATTCTACGACGTGCCGGCTATTGTGAACTATCTGGATTTCGTAAACTTGGCTGTCTTCGATTTCTACACACCCGAGCGCAATCCCGAATTGGCCGATCTGCCCGCATCGCTGTATGAATTACCCGAGCGTAATCCACAATTTAATGTCAACTATCAAGTGCAATATTGGCTACGTAATAACTGTCCCGCCTCTAAATTGAATGTGGGTGTGCCGGCTTACGGACGCGTTTGGAAGATGACTGACGATTCCGGCGAGACTGGTGTGCCACCTGTGGCCAGTGTTGAGAATGAGGCGCCTGCCGGGCCCAATACACAAATCAAAGGTCTCTACAGCTGGCCTGAAGTGTGTGCGTTGTTGCCGAATACCAACAATGCTTATGGCAAAGGTGCCAACTTAGCATTGACCAAGGTAACCGATCCAACTAGACGTGCTGGCAACTATGCCTACCGCTCGGATGAGAAGAGCAGCGGCCATGGTTTGTGGGTGGCCTATGATGATCCAGACATCGCGGCAGAGAAGGCAGGCTATGTGCGCCAATTCAATTTGGGTGGCGTGGCGCTATTTGATTTGTCCTTCGACGATTTCCGTGGTTCCTGTACAGGCGATAAATACCCTGTGCTGCGTGCCATTAAGTACCGCTTGGTGAACTAA